Proteins encoded by one window of Aliivibrio wodanis:
- the hflB gene encoding cell division protein FtsH: MAKNLILWLVIAVVLMSVFQSFGPSDSSGRSIDYTTFVKQVGNSQVQEATFNNREIKVMKRDGTRYVTYMPVFQDPKLLDDLINQNVIVKGTPPEEQSLLESIFISWFPMILLIGVWIFFMRQMQGGGGKGAMSFGKSKAKMMTEEQINTTFDDVAGCDEAKEDVKELVDYLREPSRFQKLGGKIPTGVLLVGPPGTGKTLIAKAIAGEAKVPFFSISGSDFVEMFVGVGASRVRDMFEQAKKSSPCIIFIDEIDAVGRQRGAGVGGGNDEREQTLNQMLVEMDGFEGNEGVIVVAATNRPDVLDAALLRPGRFDRQVVVGLPDIRGREQILQVHMRKVPLAGGVEPSLIARGTPGFSGADLANLVNEAALFAARTNKRVVSMVEFELAKDKIMMGAERKSMVMTEETKASTAYHEAGHAIVGRLVPEHDPVYKVSIIPRGRALGVTMYLPEQDRVSMNRQHLESMISSLYGGRLAEELIYGVDKVSTGASNDIERATDIARKMVTQWGFSDALGPLLYAEDQGDPFSGHGGSHQSKHVSPETLQLIDAEIRTIIDRNYARARQILEENMDVLHSMKDALMTFETIDAGQIDDLMERKAEIREPQGWGDENQAKPEEKSEKPATEDESKVEKKPEEEKPQATEETKTDSDSSEK; the protein is encoded by the coding sequence AGCGTGACGGAACTCGTTATGTAACATATATGCCTGTATTTCAAGATCCTAAATTGCTTGATGATCTTATCAACCAAAACGTAATTGTTAAAGGAACTCCACCAGAAGAGCAGAGCTTACTTGAGTCTATCTTTATTTCGTGGTTCCCAATGATTCTTCTTATTGGTGTTTGGATCTTCTTCATGCGTCAGATGCAAGGCGGCGGCGGCAAAGGGGCAATGTCCTTTGGTAAAAGCAAAGCTAAGATGATGACGGAAGAGCAGATCAACACAACATTCGATGATGTTGCTGGTTGTGATGAAGCAAAAGAAGACGTTAAAGAATTGGTTGATTACTTACGTGAACCAAGCCGTTTCCAGAAATTGGGTGGTAAAATTCCAACAGGTGTTTTATTGGTTGGTCCTCCTGGTACTGGTAAAACATTAATTGCAAAAGCAATTGCTGGTGAAGCAAAAGTACCTTTTTTCTCAATTTCAGGTTCTGATTTCGTTGAAATGTTTGTTGGTGTTGGTGCATCTCGTGTGCGTGACATGTTTGAACAAGCGAAAAAGTCATCACCTTGTATTATCTTTATCGATGAAATTGATGCTGTAGGTCGCCAACGTGGCGCTGGTGTTGGTGGCGGTAATGATGAACGTGAACAAACATTGAACCAAATGCTAGTAGAAATGGATGGTTTTGAAGGTAACGAAGGTGTCATCGTTGTTGCTGCAACTAACCGTCCAGATGTTCTGGATGCTGCGTTATTGCGCCCTGGCCGTTTTGACCGCCAAGTTGTTGTAGGTTTACCTGACATTCGTGGTCGTGAGCAAATTCTTCAAGTCCACATGCGTAAAGTGCCATTAGCTGGTGGTGTTGAGCCGTCATTAATAGCACGTGGTACTCCTGGTTTCTCTGGTGCTGACTTAGCGAACTTAGTTAACGAAGCTGCGTTATTCGCTGCTCGAACCAATAAACGTGTTGTATCAATGGTTGAGTTTGAGCTTGCGAAAGACAAAATCATGATGGGTGCAGAGCGTAAGTCAATGGTAATGACAGAAGAGACGAAAGCCTCGACTGCTTATCATGAAGCTGGTCATGCTATTGTTGGTCGTTTAGTTCCTGAACACGATCCAGTGTATAAAGTATCAATTATTCCACGTGGCCGTGCGCTAGGTGTAACGATGTACTTACCTGAACAAGACCGAGTAAGCATGAACCGTCAGCACTTAGAATCTATGATTTCAAGTTTATACGGTGGTCGATTGGCTGAAGAGCTTATTTATGGTGTTGATAAAGTATCAACTGGTGCATCAAATGACATTGAACGAGCAACTGATATTGCACGTAAGATGGTAACCCAATGGGGTTTCTCGGATGCACTTGGCCCATTACTTTATGCAGAAGATCAAGGTGACCCATTCTCAGGTCACGGTGGCTCTCATCAATCTAAACACGTGTCACCTGAAACATTACAGCTTATTGATGCTGAAATCCGTACCATCATTGATCGTAACTATGCTCGCGCTAGACAGATCCTTGAAGAAAATATGGATGTACTGCATTCAATGAAAGATGCTTTGATGACATTTGAAACCATTGATGCCGGTCAAATTGATGACTTAATGGAGCGTAAAGCTGAAATCCGCGAGCCTCAAGGGTGGGGTGATGAAAATCAAGCCAAACCTGAAGAGAAAAGCGAAAAACCAGCAACTGAAGATGAATCAAAAGTTGAAAAGAAGCCTGAGGAAGAAAAACCTCAAGCAACTGAAGAGACTAAAACTGATTCAGATTCCTCTGAAAAGTAA